The Zingiber officinale cultivar Zhangliang chromosome 10A, Zo_v1.1, whole genome shotgun sequence genome contains a region encoding:
- the LOC122027733 gene encoding BTB/POZ domain-containing protein At4g30940-like: MAGRKCRVRFNVGGKIFETTATTLANAGRNSMLGALLDESWNVRKPEESEYFIDRNPACFAVLLDLLRTGELHIPPNMPEKLLFREALFYGLLDKVRAARWGAFDGNRLHLASSVSGLAPGDGTAIRAGPEGGCCVAHGSMVHVYDWMLEAHPPISLDFQQVNDVGYIDAGSIVITARERLGKGDGGMGVFSASTGELRHRFRVTHYDQVKSFTAGALSFSNADRKIFTSCKGRCNEYGIGVWDQDTGEQVDFFYEQLDCSLGDADKLQWLDADKCLMVATLFPRRDTSFIGLLDFRAKGVVWSWSDANASVSASLDEKRVLHATAVEETRSICVVNQYDDLGFIDLRSHAGGVRWSSRSKLMNRKAPNEESCYPKLATHDGQLFCSMNDGISVFCGPEWVLTSTLRRSFGGSICDFSIGGDRLFALHSEENVFDVWETPSSPII; the protein is encoded by the coding sequence ATGGCTGGTAGGAAGTGCCGTGTACGGTTCAACGTGGGCGGGAAGATCTTCGAGACTACGGCGACGACGCTCGCCAACGCCGGTCGCAACTCGATGCTCGGAGCCCTCCTCGATGAGTCGTGGAACGTCCGGAAGCCGGAGGAGTCTGAGTACTTTATCGACCGCAATCCGGCCTGCTTTGCCGTGCTCCTCGATCTCCTCCGCACCGGCGAACTCCACATCCCGCCCAACATGCCGGAGAAGCTGCTCTTCCGCGAGGCCCTCTTCTATGGCCTGCTCGACAAGGTCCGCGCCGCCCGGTGGGGCGCCTTCGACGGGAACCGCCTCCATCTTGCCAGCTCCGTCTCCGGCCTCGCTCCTGGCGACGGGACGGCCATCCGTGCTGGCCCTGAAGGCGGCTGCTGCGTCGCCCACGGCAGCATGGTCCACGTCTACGATTGGATGCTGGAAGCTCACCCACCCATCAGCCTCGACTTCCAGCAGGTCAACGACGTCGGCTACATCGACGCCGGCAGCATCGTGATCACCGCCCGCGAGCGGCTGGGCAAGGGAGACGGCGGCATGGGCGTTTTCTCGGCCTCCACCGGCGAGCTCCGTCACCGTTTCCGCGTCACACACTACGACCAAGTCAAGAGCTTCACTGCCGGCGCGCTCAGCTTCAGCAACGCCGACCGGAAGATCTTCACCAGCTGCAAAGGGCGCTGCAACGAGTACGGCATCGGGGTGTGGGACCAAGACACCGGCGAACAGGTTGACTTCTTCTACGAGCAGCTGGATTGCTCGCTCGGCGACGCCGACAAGCTCCAGTGGCTCGACGCCGACAAGTGTCTGATGGTGGCGACATTGTTCCCGAGAAGAGACACCAGCTTCATCGGCCTCTTAGACTTCAGAGCCAAGGGCGTGGTGTGGTCGTGGTCCGACGCCAACGCATCTGTTTCGGCCTCCCTCGACGAGAAGCGCGTCCTCCACGCCACCGCCGTCGAAGAAACCCGCTCCATTTGCGTCGTCAACCAATACGACGACCTCGGTTTCATCGACTTGAGGAGCCACGCCGGCGGCGTGCGCTGGAGTTCGAGGAGCAAGCTCATGAACCGGAAAGCTCCCAACGAAGAGAGCTGCTACCCCAAACTCGCGACGCACGACGGCCAGCTCTTCTGCTCCATGAACGACGGCATCTCGGTCTTCTGCGGGCCCGAGTGGGTGCTGACGTCCACGCTCAGGCGTAGCTTCGGCGGCTCGATCTGCGACTTTTCAATCGGCGGCGACAGACTCTTCGCCCTGCACAGCGAGGAGAATGTGTTCGACGTTTGGGAGACACCTTCGTCTCCGATCATATAG